A DNA window from Staphylococcus warneri contains the following coding sequences:
- the hchA gene encoding glyoxalase III HchA: MTQDSSQLSKAPTPDKAEDNAFFPSPYSLSQYTAPKTDFNGVNHKNAYTGGKWKVLMIAAEERYVLLENGKMFSTGNHPVEMLLPLHHLMEAGFDVDVATLTGYPVKLEHWAMPTEDEAVQETYNKLKEKLKQPKVLSEVIKNELGPDSDYISLFIPGGHAAVVGISESEDVQQALDWALDYDKFVITLCHGPAALLSAGLNRDKSPFEGYSVCVFPDALDEGANIDIGYLPGKLKWLVADLLTKQGLNVVNKEMSGQTHQDRKLLTGDSPLASNKLGLLAADALVEAVQQS, from the coding sequence ATGACTCAAGATTCTAGTCAATTAAGTAAAGCACCAACCCCTGACAAAGCGGAGGATAATGCATTTTTCCCTTCCCCATATTCATTAAGTCAATATACTGCGCCTAAAACAGACTTTAATGGTGTTAATCATAAAAATGCTTATACTGGTGGCAAATGGAAAGTATTAATGATTGCCGCTGAAGAACGTTATGTATTATTAGAGAACGGTAAAATGTTCTCAACAGGAAATCATCCAGTTGAAATGCTATTACCGTTACATCATTTAATGGAAGCAGGCTTCGATGTAGATGTTGCTACATTAACTGGTTACCCTGTCAAACTAGAGCACTGGGCAATGCCTACGGAAGATGAAGCTGTACAAGAAACATATAACAAGCTAAAAGAAAAGTTAAAACAACCTAAAGTATTATCTGAAGTTATCAAAAATGAACTTGGTCCTGATTCTGATTATATTTCACTCTTCATCCCTGGTGGACATGCTGCTGTTGTTGGTATTTCTGAAAGTGAAGATGTTCAACAAGCTTTAGATTGGGCATTAGATTATGATAAATTTGTTATCACATTATGTCACGGCCCTGCAGCATTATTATCTGCTGGATTAAATAGAGATAAATCTCCATTTGAAGGGTATTCTGTATGTGTCTTCCCAGATGCATTAGATGAAGGTGCAAATATCGATATCGGTTATTTACCTGGCAAACTCAAATGGTTAGTCGCTGACTTATTGACTAAACAAGGACTTAATGTTGTAAATAAAGAAATGAGTGGCCAAACTCACCAAGATCGTAAATTATTAACTGGTGATAGCCCACTCGCTTCTAATAAACTTGGACTTCTTGCAGCGGATGCATTAGTAGAAGCCGTCCAACAATCATAA
- a CDS encoding pentapeptide repeat-containing protein produces the protein MSNKDLSLSVFTKENYKNLNHTATNFRNSMYDELEVNKGRFKNCNFDEGIFKNINAISNSKVVNSSMNDCIFEQVNFYKNLFKKISFENTTFDETTINNTTFQDVVFDGNTFSEVKITDTVFKNVVFKKTEISNSTFENIKLKHCVFDHVTFKNCSLPKNIEEELKKQNVVFENIQ, from the coding sequence ATGTCAAACAAAGACTTATCATTATCTGTATTTACTAAAGAAAACTATAAAAACTTAAACCATACAGCAACTAATTTTAGAAATTCTATGTACGATGAATTAGAAGTTAATAAAGGTCGTTTTAAAAATTGTAATTTTGATGAAGGTATTTTCAAAAATATTAATGCTATTTCTAATAGTAAAGTGGTTAATAGCAGTATGAATGATTGTATTTTTGAACAAGTGAATTTTTATAAAAACCTCTTCAAAAAAATTTCTTTTGAAAATACAACTTTTGATGAAACAACGATCAATAATACGACATTCCAAGATGTTGTATTCGATGGAAATACTTTTAGTGAAGTTAAAATCACAGATACTGTATTTAAAAATGTTGTTTTTAAAAAGACAGAAATTAGCAATTCAACATTTGAAAATATCAAATTAAAACATTGCGTCTTTGATCATGTAACATTTAAAAATTGTAGCCTGCCTAAAAACATTGAAGAAGAATTAAAAAAACAAAATGTTGTTTTCGAAAATATTCAATAA
- a CDS encoding LysE/ArgO family amino acid transporter yields the protein MQPIIHDFLLALGLILPLGAQNVFVFNQGANQKKLTKALPVIVTAGLCDTTLIVLAILGVSLILMSLPILQLVIYIIGLAFLLYMAWSLWNEKPSHLEHMEPMSPKKQIGFTLSVSLLNPHAIMDTIGVIGTSASMYHGTEKILFAGATILVSWIWFILLAILGKMLGSVDKTGKYIIILNKVSSVIVLIVSCIIIKNIWHILAN from the coding sequence ATGCAACCGATCATTCACGATTTCTTATTAGCACTAGGTCTGATTCTACCTTTAGGTGCTCAAAATGTATTTGTATTTAACCAAGGTGCAAATCAAAAGAAATTAACTAAAGCATTACCAGTGATTGTCACAGCTGGCTTATGTGATACTACTTTAATTGTGTTAGCTATTTTAGGCGTGTCCTTAATCTTAATGTCTCTACCTATTTTACAGTTAGTCATTTATATCATTGGTCTCGCCTTTCTATTATATATGGCATGGTCATTATGGAATGAAAAACCTAGTCATTTAGAACATATGGAACCCATGAGCCCCAAAAAACAAATCGGCTTCACGTTATCCGTATCATTACTTAATCCTCATGCGATAATGGATACAATTGGTGTCATTGGAACAAGTGCTTCTATGTATCATGGCACAGAAAAGATATTATTTGCTGGCGCTACTATTTTAGTCTCTTGGATTTGGTTTATCTTATTAGCGATTCTCGGTAAAATGTTAGGTTCAGTCGATAAAACAGGTAAATATATTATTATTCTAAATAAAGTTTCAAGTGTTATCGTACTCATCGTAAGTTGTATTATTATCAAAAATATCTGGCACATTTTGGCCAATTAA